Proteins from one Streptomyces genisteinicus genomic window:
- the pulA gene encoding pullulanase-type alpha-1,6-glucosidase: MTRPRIPLRPAAAAALATATVAALVSALPAAAAPPPPKPPSDRSLAAEPARHDLTREQFYFVLPDRFANGDTRNDRGGLTGSRLATGYDPTDKGFYQGGDLKGLTDKLDYIKGLGTTAIWMAPIFKNQPVQGEGKDASAGYHGYWITDFTQVDPHFGTNADLERLIDKAHAKGMKVFFDVITNHTADVVDYEEKSYGYLSKGAFPYLTKDGVPFDDTDYADGERRFPPVDRDSFPRTPVVAADKKNVKVPSWLNDPTMYHNRGDSTFAGESSEYGDFVGLDDLWTERPEVVEGMEKIYQRWVRDFDIDGFRIDTVKHVNTEFWTQWATSLDEYAAKRGRDDFFMFGEVYSADPAITSKYVTEGRLDATLDFPFQDAARAFASQGAGADKLANLFGQDYRYTTDKANAYESVPFLGNHDMGRFGTFLKQDNPEAGDAELLKRAGLANELMFLTRGNPVVYYGDEQGFTGPGGDKDSRQTLFASKTADYLDDDQIGTDRTHAKDAYDPSHPLYRQIAALAKLTREHPALRDGVQQQRYAEGPVYAFSRTDARAKQEYLVAVNSSAEAKTVEIPTASAGMAFSAVHGGDTRVTSGADTTVKVTVPALGSLVLKAAKPLGAPAAKPSLTLKAPADGATGTVEISADTDGGQLNRVVFAAQTGNGRWQVLGSADHAPYKVTHKVTAPEGTPLRYKAVVVDSAGRTASATAASTSGAPAVEQPPTATQRDYAIVHYKRADGDYDDWGLYTWGDIADGEGTTWPAGKPFTGRDAYGAFAHVKLKPGASSVGFIAVNKDGVKDTDADRAIDLSKTGEVWIEEGEPELSTTAPEGAYPPQDTSKAVLHYQRADGDYTGWGLHTWTGAAEPTDWSKPLEPVRTDAYGAVYEVPLAAGATSLSYILHKGDEKDLPSDQSLDLKANGHEVWLLGGQQKYLLPQPKGSSAAFDLTKAQAVWIDRNTVAWNGSPAAASSALLYSRDGSLAVKDGALTGDRRTLRLNATELTAAQKEKFPHLASSAAWSVDPRDRDRVREALRGQVVAAQYAANGAALAATGVQIAGVLDDLYAAEATRADLGAVFDGKGVPTLRVWAPTAQQVSLEIDGRGVAMRRDDESGVWSVRGAKSWKGDTYRYHVKVWAPSVQKVVTNKVTDPYSLALTADSEKSVVVDLTDKSLEPKGWSGLKKPAAVPLRDAQIQELHIRDFSIADPTAKDKGTYLAFADKDSKGSRHLRDLARAGTSYVHLLPAFDIGTIPEKKSDQQQPACDLLVYAPDSEEQQACVAKAAAKDAYNWGYDPLHYTVPEGSYATDPDGTKRTVEFRQMVKSLNEDGLRTVMDVVYNHTVAAGQSDKSVLDRIVPGYYQRLLADGSVATSTCCANTAPENAMMGKLVVDSVVTWARDYKVDGFRFDLMGHHPKENILAVRKALDGLTPARDGVDGKKIVLYGEGWNFGEIADDARFVQATQKNMAGTGIATFSDRARDAVRGGGPFDEDPGVQGFASGLFTDPNTSKDNGTEAEQRARLLHYQDLIKVGLSGNLASYSFTDTAGRTVKGSEVDYNGAPAGYAAAPGDALAYADAHDNETLYDALAFKLPAGTSAADRARMQVLAMATSALSQGPALSQAGTDLLRSKSLDRNSYDSGDWYNAIHWDCRAGNGFGRGLPPAADNEPKWGFAKPLLTAPSLTVGCAQIDGASASYRDLLRIRTTEKAFSQVTAADVQKALSFPLSGTEETPGVITMRLGDLVVVFNATPEQQTQQVPALAGSGYGLHPVQRAGADPVVKSASYAKGSGTFTVPARTVAVFERG, encoded by the coding sequence TTGACACGCCCTCGCATCCCGCTGCGCCCCGCAGCCGCCGCCGCACTGGCGACGGCGACGGTCGCGGCGCTGGTCTCCGCCCTGCCGGCGGCTGCCGCGCCACCGCCGCCCAAGCCGCCGTCGGACAGATCGCTGGCCGCCGAGCCGGCCCGCCACGACCTGACCCGCGAGCAGTTCTACTTCGTCCTGCCGGATCGTTTTGCCAACGGTGACACGCGCAACGACCGCGGCGGCCTCACCGGTTCCCGTCTGGCCACCGGCTACGACCCCACCGACAAGGGCTTCTACCAGGGCGGCGACCTCAAGGGCCTCACCGACAAGCTGGACTACATCAAGGGGCTCGGCACCACCGCCATCTGGATGGCGCCGATCTTCAAGAACCAGCCGGTGCAGGGCGAGGGCAAGGACGCGTCGGCCGGCTACCACGGCTACTGGATCACCGACTTCACCCAGGTCGACCCCCACTTCGGCACCAACGCCGACCTGGAGCGGCTGATCGACAAGGCCCACGCCAAGGGCATGAAGGTCTTCTTCGACGTCATCACCAACCACACCGCCGACGTCGTCGACTACGAGGAGAAGTCCTACGGCTACCTCTCCAAGGGCGCCTTCCCGTACCTGACCAAGGACGGCGTCCCCTTCGACGACACCGACTACGCCGACGGCGAGCGCCGCTTCCCGCCGGTCGACCGGGACTCCTTCCCGCGCACGCCCGTCGTCGCCGCGGACAAGAAGAACGTGAAGGTCCCGTCCTGGCTCAACGACCCGACGATGTACCACAACCGGGGCGACTCCACCTTCGCCGGCGAATCCTCCGAGTACGGCGACTTCGTCGGCCTGGACGACCTGTGGACCGAGCGCCCCGAGGTCGTCGAGGGGATGGAGAAGATCTACCAGCGCTGGGTGCGCGACTTCGACATCGACGGCTTCCGCATCGACACGGTCAAGCACGTCAACACCGAGTTCTGGACCCAGTGGGCCACCTCGCTCGACGAGTACGCGGCGAAGCGCGGCCGGGACGACTTCTTCATGTTCGGCGAGGTCTACTCCGCCGACCCGGCGATCACCTCGAAGTACGTCACCGAGGGCAGGCTCGACGCCACGCTCGACTTCCCCTTCCAGGACGCCGCGCGCGCCTTCGCCTCGCAGGGCGCCGGCGCGGACAAGCTGGCGAACCTCTTCGGCCAGGACTACCGCTACACCACGGACAAGGCCAACGCCTACGAGTCGGTGCCCTTCCTCGGCAACCACGACATGGGCCGCTTCGGCACGTTCCTGAAGCAGGACAACCCCGAGGCCGGCGACGCCGAGCTGCTGAAGCGCGCCGGACTCGCCAACGAGCTGATGTTCCTCACCCGCGGCAACCCCGTCGTCTACTACGGCGACGAGCAGGGCTTCACCGGCCCCGGCGGGGACAAGGACTCCCGGCAGACCCTCTTCGCCTCGAAGACCGCCGACTACCTGGACGACGACCAGATCGGCACCGACCGCACCCACGCGAAGGACGCCTACGACCCCTCGCACCCGCTGTACCGGCAGATCGCCGCACTAGCGAAGCTCACCCGTGAGCACCCGGCGCTGCGCGACGGCGTCCAGCAGCAGCGGTACGCCGAGGGCCCGGTCTACGCGTTCTCCCGTACCGACGCCCGGGCGAAGCAGGAATACCTCGTCGCCGTGAACAGCTCCGCCGAGGCGAAGACGGTCGAGATCCCGACCGCCTCGGCCGGCATGGCCTTCTCCGCCGTCCACGGCGGTGACACCCGGGTCACCAGCGGCGCCGACACCACGGTGAAGGTGACCGTCCCGGCGCTCGGCTCCCTGGTGCTCAAGGCGGCGAAGCCGCTCGGCGCCCCGGCCGCCAAGCCGTCGCTCACGCTGAAGGCCCCCGCGGACGGCGCCACCGGCACCGTCGAGATCTCCGCCGACACCGACGGCGGACAGCTCAACCGGGTCGTCTTCGCCGCCCAGACCGGCAACGGCAGGTGGCAGGTCCTCGGCTCCGCCGACCACGCCCCCTACAAGGTGACCCACAAGGTCACCGCACCCGAGGGAACGCCCCTGCGCTACAAGGCCGTCGTCGTCGACAGCGCGGGCCGCACCGCGAGCGCCACCGCCGCCTCCACCAGCGGCGCCCCGGCCGTCGAGCAGCCGCCGACCGCCACCCAGCGCGACTACGCGATCGTCCACTACAAGCGCGCCGACGGCGACTACGACGACTGGGGCCTCTACACCTGGGGCGACATCGCCGACGGCGAGGGCACCACCTGGCCGGCCGGCAAGCCGTTCACCGGCCGCGACGCGTACGGCGCCTTCGCCCACGTCAAGCTGAAGCCCGGCGCCTCCTCGGTCGGCTTCATCGCCGTGAACAAGGACGGCGTCAAGGACACCGACGCCGACCGCGCCATCGACCTGTCCAAGACCGGCGAGGTCTGGATCGAGGAGGGCGAGCCGGAGCTCTCCACCACCGCCCCCGAGGGCGCCTACCCGCCCCAGGACACCTCGAAGGCGGTGCTGCACTACCAGCGCGCCGACGGCGACTACACGGGCTGGGGCCTGCACACCTGGACCGGCGCCGCCGAGCCCACCGACTGGAGCAAGCCGCTGGAGCCCGTCCGCACGGACGCCTACGGCGCGGTCTACGAGGTGCCGCTGGCCGCCGGAGCGACCTCGCTCAGCTACATCCTCCACAAGGGCGACGAGAAGGACCTCCCCTCCGACCAGTCGCTCGACCTCAAGGCCAACGGCCACGAGGTCTGGCTCCTCGGCGGACAGCAGAAGTACCTGCTGCCCCAGCCCAAGGGCAGCAGCGCCGCCTTCGACCTGACCAAGGCACAGGCGGTGTGGATCGACCGGAACACCGTCGCCTGGAACGGCAGCCCCGCCGCGGCCTCCAGCGCACTCCTCTACTCCCGTGACGGCTCCCTCGCGGTGAAGGACGGCGCCCTGACCGGCGACCGCAGGACGCTGCGCCTGAACGCCACCGAGCTGACGGCCGCGCAGAAGGAGAAGTTCCCGCACCTGGCGTCCTCGGCCGCCTGGTCCGTCGACCCGCGCGACCGCGACCGCGTCCGGGAGGCGCTCCGCGGCCAGGTCGTCGCCGCGCAGTACGCCGCCAACGGCGCCGCGCTCGCCGCCACCGGCGTCCAGATCGCCGGGGTCCTCGACGACCTTTACGCGGCCGAGGCCACCCGCGCCGACCTGGGCGCCGTCTTCGACGGCAAGGGCGTGCCCACGCTGCGCGTCTGGGCCCCCACCGCCCAGCAGGTCTCCCTGGAGATCGACGGCCGCGGCGTCGCGATGCGCCGTGACGACGAGAGCGGTGTCTGGTCCGTCCGCGGCGCCAAGAGCTGGAAGGGCGACACCTACCGGTACCACGTGAAGGTCTGGGCCCCCAGCGTCCAGAAGGTCGTCACCAACAAGGTCACCGACCCCTACTCGCTCGCCCTCACGGCCGACTCCGAGAAGAGCGTCGTCGTCGACCTCACGGACAAGTCCCTGGAGCCGAAGGGCTGGTCCGGTCTGAAGAAGCCCGCCGCCGTGCCGCTGCGGGACGCCCAGATCCAGGAGCTGCACATCCGCGACTTCTCGATCGCCGACCCCACCGCGAAGGACAAGGGCACCTACCTCGCCTTCGCCGACAAGGACAGCAAGGGCTCGCGCCATCTGCGCGACCTGGCACGCGCCGGCACCTCGTACGTCCACCTGCTGCCCGCCTTCGACATCGGCACCATCCCCGAGAAGAAGTCCGACCAGCAGCAGCCCGCCTGCGACCTGCTCGTCTACGCGCCCGACTCCGAGGAGCAGCAGGCGTGCGTCGCGAAGGCCGCGGCGAAGGACGCCTACAACTGGGGCTACGACCCGCTGCACTACACGGTGCCCGAGGGCTCCTACGCCACCGACCCGGACGGCACGAAGCGCACCGTCGAGTTCCGCCAGATGGTGAAGTCGCTCAACGAGGACGGGCTGCGCACCGTCATGGACGTGGTCTACAACCACACCGTGGCCGCCGGCCAGTCGGACAAGTCGGTGCTCGACCGCATCGTCCCCGGCTACTACCAGCGGCTCCTCGCCGACGGCTCCGTCGCCACCTCCACCTGCTGTGCCAACACCGCGCCCGAGAACGCCATGATGGGCAAGCTCGTCGTGGACTCGGTCGTCACCTGGGCCCGTGACTACAAGGTCGACGGCTTCCGCTTCGACCTGATGGGACACCACCCGAAGGAGAACATCCTCGCCGTCCGCAAGGCGCTCGACGGGCTCACCCCCGCCCGCGACGGCGTCGACGGGAAGAAGATCGTGCTCTACGGCGAGGGCTGGAACTTCGGCGAGATCGCCGACGACGCCCGCTTCGTCCAGGCCACCCAGAAGAACATGGCCGGGACCGGGATCGCGACCTTCTCCGACCGGGCCCGTGACGCCGTGCGCGGCGGCGGCCCGTTCGACGAGGACCCGGGCGTCCAGGGCTTCGCCTCCGGCCTCTTCACCGACCCCAACACCTCGAAGGACAACGGCACCGAGGCCGAGCAGCGCGCCCGCCTCCTCCACTACCAGGACCTGATCAAGGTCGGCCTCTCCGGCAACCTCGCGTCCTACTCGTTCACCGACACCGCGGGCCGCACGGTCAAGGGCTCCGAGGTCGACTACAACGGCGCCCCGGCCGGCTACGCCGCGGCACCCGGTGACGCGCTCGCCTACGCGGACGCCCACGACAACGAGACGCTGTACGACGCGCTCGCCTTCAAGCTCCCCGCCGGCACCTCCGCGGCGGACCGGGCCAGGATGCAGGTGCTCGCCATGGCCACCTCGGCGCTGTCGCAGGGGCCCGCGCTCTCCCAGGCGGGCACCGACCTGCTGCGCTCCAAGTCGCTGGACCGCAACTCGTACGACAGCGGGGACTGGTACAACGCCATCCACTGGGACTGCCGCGCCGGCAACGGCTTCGGCCGCGGCCTCCCGCCGGCGGCCGACAACGAGCCCAAGTGGGGCTTCGCCAAGCCGCTGCTGACGGCGCCGTCGCTCACGGTGGGCTGCGCGCAGATCGACGGGGCCTCGGCCTCGTACCGCGACCTGCTGCGCATCCGCACCACCGAGAAGGCGTTCTCCCAGGTCACCGCCGCGGACGTGCAGAAGGCGCTGTCCTTCCCGCTCTCGGGCACCGAGGAGACCCCGGGCGTGATCACCATGCGTCTGGGCGACCTGGTCGTGGTCTTCAACGCCACTCCCGAGCAGCAGACCCAGCAGGTCCCGGCCCTGGCCGGCAGCGGATACGGACTCCACCCGGTGCAGCGCGCGGGCGCCGATCCGGTGGTGAAGTCCGCCTCCTACGCGAAGGGTTCCGGGACCTTCACCGTTCCGGCCCGTACGGTCGCCGTATTCGAGCGGGGCTGA
- a CDS encoding cell division protein SepF, which produces MSRYERYDVTDEQWEGLAQVVPLRGRDAWPSRVDHRTVPEHYAPADNRRFVVLRVQVFADAREVADHLVDRTPVLLDLSSADTDVAKRILDFSSGVVFGLGSGMHRVDRNVFLLTPAGTEVEGTEAEDAGDEALPRA; this is translated from the coding sequence ATGAGCAGGTACGAGAGGTACGACGTCACCGACGAGCAGTGGGAGGGCCTGGCCCAGGTGGTGCCGCTGCGCGGCCGTGACGCGTGGCCGTCGCGCGTGGACCACCGCACGGTCCCCGAGCACTACGCACCCGCCGACAACCGCCGCTTCGTGGTGCTGCGCGTGCAGGTCTTCGCGGACGCCCGCGAGGTCGCCGACCACCTCGTCGACCGGACCCCGGTGCTGCTCGACCTCAGCAGCGCGGACACCGATGTCGCCAAGCGCATCCTCGACTTCAGCAGCGGTGTCGTCTTCGGGCTCGGCAGCGGCATGCACCGCGTCGACCGCAACGTCTTCCTGCTGACACCGGCCGGCACCGAGGTGGAGGGCACGGAGGCCGAGGACGCCGGGGACGAGGCCCTGCCCCGGGCGTAG